The following proteins are co-located in the Dromiciops gliroides isolate mDroGli1 chromosome 2, mDroGli1.pri, whole genome shotgun sequence genome:
- the LOC122739253 gene encoding protein phosphatase 1 regulatory subunit 3C-like yields the protein MPRINPTMCFSLNHTSLLHQYLSCYGAPLRPQLPLRPCLVRQPKRQHLRKRVVFADMKGLALVTVHKFFGDTKEKLQPLSRVLRLVPACPMEVSSYALGFPQPLDDYGRFCKCLEAQKVCLEQCAVQGRFLQGTIQVRNVGYEKIVQMRITFSAWTSYFDVPCVYVPHLFRGETDTFTFQVALPSGPPGPAGTIQFCFSFQCAQQIYWDNNQGSNYHLKPSDFPPVHPVSEHSPESPL from the coding sequence ATGCCTAGGATAAATCCCACCATGTGCTTCTCCCTGAATCACACGTCACTCCTTCACCAGTACCTGAGCTGCTACGGAGCTCCGCTCCGGCCGCAGCTGCCCCTCCGCCCCTGTTTGGTTCGGCAGCCCAAGCGCCAGCACCTGAGGAAACGGGTGGTATTCGCTGACATGAAGGGGCTGGCCCTGGTTACTGTGCATAAGTTTTTTGGTGATACTAAAGAGAAACTGCAGCCCTTGAGCAGAGTGCTGCGGCTGGTGCCAGCCTGCCCTATGGAGGTGTCCAGCTATGCCCTTGGTTTCCCTCAGCCCTTGGATGACTACGGTCGCTTCTGCAAGTGCCTGGAGGCCCAGAAGGTGTGCCTGGAACAGTGTGCTGTGCAGGGGCGCTTCTTGCAAGGTACAATTCAAGTGCGCAACGTGGGATATGAGAAGATTGTGCAAATGCGCATCACTTTCAGTGCCTGGACTTCTTACTTTGATGTGCCTTGTGTTTATGTGCCTCATCTTTTCCGAGGTGAAACAGACACCTTCACTTTCCAGGTGGCATTGCCCAGTGGTCCTCCAGGCCCAGCTGGCACCATCCAGTTCTGCTTCTCTTTTCAGTGTGCTCAGCAGATTTACTGGGACAATAACCAGGGTTCTAATTATCACCTGAAGCCCTCAGACTTCCCACCTGTTCACCCTGTCAGTGAGCATAGTCCTGAGTCTCCCCTTTGA